In the genome of Streptomyces racemochromogenes, one region contains:
- a CDS encoding restriction endonuclease, producing MSRRSSGMIGVWAEAQRQQQQTQLIQTREAERRQRAYEREAARDRREQQAAYKQHREAEARRRTEQLEAQVAALQGLLASGCRAPAFRMASLVRSEQVQPFDPGGLGHPVPMPQLAQFHQHGGGWALGSRGRAEREAHDRYTRAWQAAHAAEQERLRQLAAYRQQYDQWAAEQLAGVRRHNSGLTDLAASLRAAEPDAVVEYFSAALYASTAWPGELPRQVSAAYDPAARQLVLDWELPRYEVVPEVKAVRYVPSTDQDRETARPATQRRALYRDLLAQCLLLVLRELYAADEFGALDSVVVNGFVDDHDPVTGREAQLVLATVQAARDAFSGLRLEQVSAVDCLVEGLRGQLSARPDQLTAVRAGRRPGEVGGDVVSHGGHAAGGEDEPDLFQMDPIAFENLVAELFRAMGMEAVTTQRSGDGGVDVEAVDPAPIRGGRIVVQVKRYRNTVPPTAVRDLYGTVQDKGANKGVLVTTASFGPGSYTFANGKPLELVPGAELVELLHRYGLRGRLGGGSVPAQRTSGAAAGTASGPAAVPAGGPAGTPTLVEVAPGPADRNVLGMTWSGGVALDVCALVCEGGRVLSEDHFVFFNNPSTPDGSVRSRPYSAPDKAAVEVGFDDLPQHADRLVLVAAVDPEVNPDADLAGFTDARIRLLDASGAEIDQLEVSDGRAGETALVLGSFRRRPGGDWKFVLGGKGYRGGLEALLGDFGVEVA from the coding sequence ATGAGCCGTCGGTCCAGCGGGATGATCGGTGTGTGGGCCGAGGCCCAGCGACAGCAGCAGCAGACGCAGCTGATCCAGACGCGCGAGGCGGAGCGCCGGCAGCGGGCGTACGAGCGTGAGGCCGCCCGGGACCGGCGCGAGCAGCAGGCCGCGTACAAGCAGCACCGCGAGGCGGAGGCACGGCGCCGTACCGAGCAGCTGGAGGCGCAGGTGGCGGCCCTGCAGGGGCTGCTGGCCTCGGGCTGCCGGGCTCCCGCCTTCCGGATGGCCTCCCTGGTGCGGTCCGAGCAGGTCCAGCCCTTCGACCCCGGCGGCCTCGGGCATCCGGTGCCCATGCCGCAGCTGGCCCAGTTCCACCAGCACGGCGGCGGCTGGGCCCTGGGCTCGCGCGGCCGGGCGGAGCGGGAGGCCCACGACCGGTACACCCGCGCCTGGCAGGCCGCGCACGCCGCCGAGCAGGAGCGGCTGCGGCAGCTGGCGGCGTACCGGCAGCAGTACGACCAGTGGGCGGCGGAGCAGCTCGCCGGTGTCCGCCGGCACAACAGCGGCCTCACCGATCTGGCCGCCTCCCTGCGCGCCGCAGAACCCGACGCGGTGGTGGAGTACTTCTCGGCAGCCCTGTACGCCTCCACGGCCTGGCCCGGGGAGCTGCCCCGGCAGGTGTCGGCGGCGTACGACCCGGCGGCGCGCCAGCTCGTCCTGGACTGGGAGCTGCCCCGGTACGAGGTGGTGCCGGAGGTGAAGGCCGTGCGGTACGTGCCGAGCACGGACCAGGACCGGGAGACGGCGCGACCGGCCACGCAGCGCCGGGCGCTGTACCGGGACCTGCTCGCCCAGTGCCTGCTGCTGGTGCTGCGCGAGCTGTACGCGGCGGACGAGTTCGGCGCCCTGGACTCGGTGGTCGTCAACGGGTTCGTGGACGACCACGATCCGGTGACGGGCCGCGAGGCGCAGCTCGTGCTGGCGACGGTGCAGGCGGCGCGCGACGCCTTCTCCGGGCTGCGACTGGAGCAGGTGAGCGCGGTGGACTGCCTGGTCGAGGGGCTGCGGGGGCAGTTGTCGGCGCGCCCGGACCAGCTGACGGCCGTCCGGGCGGGCCGCCGGCCGGGCGAGGTCGGCGGGGACGTCGTCAGCCACGGCGGGCACGCCGCGGGCGGCGAGGACGAGCCCGACCTCTTCCAGATGGACCCGATCGCCTTCGAGAACCTGGTCGCGGAGCTCTTCCGGGCGATGGGCATGGAGGCGGTGACCACGCAGCGGTCCGGTGACGGCGGCGTGGACGTCGAGGCCGTGGACCCGGCGCCGATCCGGGGCGGGCGGATCGTCGTGCAGGTCAAGCGCTACCGCAACACCGTGCCGCCGACGGCGGTCCGGGACCTGTACGGCACGGTCCAGGACAAGGGGGCGAACAAGGGGGTGCTGGTCACCACCGCGTCCTTCGGGCCCGGGTCGTACACCTTTGCCAACGGCAAGCCGCTGGAGTTGGTTCCCGGGGCCGAGCTGGTGGAGCTGCTGCACCGGTACGGGCTGCGGGGGCGTCTGGGCGGCGGCTCCGTGCCGGCCCAGCGGACTTCCGGGGCCGCGGCGGGCACGGCCAGCGGCCCGGCCGCGGTCCCGGCGGGCGGCCCGGCCGGGACGCCGACCCTGGTCGAGGTGGCTCCCGGGCCCGCCGACCGCAACGTGCTGGGCATGACCTGGTCGGGCGGGGTCGCGCTGGACGTGTGCGCGCTGGTCTGCGAGGGCGGCCGGGTGCTGAGCGAGGACCACTTCGTCTTCTTCAACAACCCGAGCACCCCGGACGGTTCGGTGCGCTCGCGTCCGTACTCCGCCCCGGACAAGGCGGCCGTCGAGGTCGGCTTCGACGACCTGCCGCAGCACGCCGACCGACTGGTGCTGGTCGCCGCGGTGGACCCGGAGGTGAACCCGGACGCCGATCTGGCGGGCTTCACCGACGCCCGCATCCGGCTGCTGGACGCGTCGGGCGCGGAGATCGACCAGCTGGAGGTCTCCGACGGCCGGGCGGGCGAGACGGCCCTGGTACTGGGCTCCTTCCGCCGCCGCCCGGGCGGCGACTGGAAGTTCGTCCTCGGCGGCAAGGGCTACCGGGGCGGCCTGGAGGCCCTGCTGGGCGACTTCGGCGTCGAGGTGGCCTAG
- a CDS encoding GTP-binding protein, with protein sequence MNSVQPIPVVVLAGFLGSGKTTLLNHLLGNRGGTRIGVVVNDFGSIEIDAMSVAGQVGDSMVSLGGGCLCCAVDGSELDAYLDKLAAPVHRIDVIVIEASGLAEPQEMVRMLIANENPAIRYGGLVQVVDAAEFDRTRAAHPETDRHLSVADLVVLNKTDRVDPAERARIEGEIAALCAPGTPLVGADHGRIDPELLFDRRPWTETRGQLSFEDLLAEAADDTGRDGHADHAHARYESVEFTSDQALSPRRFIEFLDRRPAGLYRIKGFVWFGVPGHRERYEVHAVGRFLRFAPGPWGRGERRRTQLVLIGSGTDGPALLRELDACREESPEQAPPESMWGVLRYVAPADRGDDPAAQDDTPPEGDPAPEGDTPA encoded by the coding sequence GTGAACAGCGTCCAGCCCATTCCCGTCGTGGTCCTCGCCGGATTCCTCGGCTCCGGCAAGACCACGCTCCTCAACCACCTGCTCGGCAACCGGGGCGGCACCCGGATCGGGGTCGTCGTCAACGACTTCGGCTCGATCGAGATCGACGCGATGTCGGTGGCCGGACAGGTCGGCGACTCGATGGTCTCCCTCGGCGGGGGCTGCCTGTGCTGCGCCGTCGACGGCAGCGAGCTGGACGCGTACCTGGACAAGCTCGCCGCCCCCGTCCACCGGATCGACGTGATCGTCATCGAGGCCAGCGGGCTCGCCGAGCCCCAGGAGATGGTCAGGATGCTGATCGCCAACGAGAACCCGGCGATCCGCTACGGCGGCCTGGTGCAGGTCGTCGACGCGGCTGAGTTCGACCGGACGCGGGCAGCGCACCCGGAGACCGACCGCCACCTGTCCGTCGCCGACCTGGTGGTCCTCAACAAGACCGACCGGGTGGACCCCGCCGAACGCGCGCGCATCGAGGGGGAGATCGCCGCGCTCTGCGCCCCCGGGACGCCCCTGGTCGGCGCCGACCACGGGCGGATCGACCCGGAACTGCTCTTCGACCGCCGCCCCTGGACCGAGACGCGGGGGCAGCTGTCCTTCGAGGACCTGCTCGCGGAGGCCGCCGACGACACCGGGCGCGACGGCCACGCGGACCACGCCCACGCCCGCTACGAGAGCGTCGAGTTCACCTCCGACCAGGCCCTGTCCCCGCGCCGCTTCATCGAGTTCCTCGACCGGCGCCCGGCCGGCCTCTACCGGATCAAGGGGTTCGTCTGGTTCGGCGTGCCCGGCCACCGGGAACGGTACGAGGTCCACGCGGTCGGCCGCTTCCTGCGCTTCGCCCCCGGCCCCTGGGGGCGGGGGGAGCGCCGCCGCACGCAGCTCGTCCTGATCGGCTCCGGCACCGACGGGCCGGCCCTGCTGCGCGAGCTGGACGCCTGCCGGGAGGAGTCCCCCGAACAGGCCCCGCCCGAGAGCATGTGGGGCGTCCTGCGCTACGTCGCGCCGGCCGACCGCGGGGACGACCCCGCGGCGCAGGACGACACCCCGCCGGAAGGCGACCCCGCGCCGGAGGGCGACACCCCGGCCTAG
- a CDS encoding citrate synthase: MDGQSMNTTVEVPRGLAGVVVTETQLGDVRGREGFYHYRQYSAVELAADRTFEDVWHLMFRGALPADAAERAAFAAETARLRHLPDQVREALPALAAATALSGPLAGLRTALSLLGACSGFRPVYDLAPERRAADALAACAAVPTLLTALHRLGQGLEPVAPRDDLPYAANYLWMLTGEEPDPVKARAVERYLISTVDHGFNASTFTARVIASTGADVAACLTGAIGALSGPLHGGAPSRALDTLDAIGTVERIGPWIRERVLAGDRIMGFGHPVYRTEDPRSRMLRDIARQFGGPLVDFAVEVERQVEEILAELKPGRELHTNVEFYAGVVMELCGLPREMFTPTFCAARVVGWSANVLEQAADSKIIRPAARYTGPTPPQPVPAAG, translated from the coding sequence ATGGATGGTCAATCCATGAACACCACCGTCGAAGTACCCCGCGGTCTCGCGGGAGTCGTGGTCACCGAGACCCAGCTCGGTGACGTCCGGGGCCGCGAGGGCTTCTACCACTACCGCCAGTACTCGGCCGTCGAGCTCGCCGCCGACCGCACCTTCGAGGACGTCTGGCACCTGATGTTCCGCGGCGCGCTCCCCGCGGACGCCGCGGAGCGTGCCGCCTTCGCCGCCGAGACCGCCCGGCTGCGGCACCTGCCCGACCAGGTCCGCGAGGCGCTCCCCGCCCTCGCCGCCGCCACCGCCCTCTCCGGCCCCCTCGCCGGACTGCGCACCGCGCTCTCGCTGCTCGGCGCCTGCTCCGGCTTCCGCCCGGTGTACGACCTCGCCCCCGAGCGCCGGGCCGCCGACGCGCTCGCCGCCTGCGCCGCCGTACCCACCCTGCTCACGGCCCTGCACCGGCTCGGGCAGGGCCTGGAGCCGGTCGCGCCGCGCGACGACCTGCCGTACGCCGCCAACTACCTGTGGATGCTCACCGGTGAGGAGCCCGACCCGGTCAAGGCCCGCGCCGTCGAGCGGTACCTGATCTCCACCGTCGACCACGGCTTCAACGCCTCCACCTTCACCGCCCGCGTCATCGCCTCCACCGGCGCCGACGTCGCCGCCTGCCTCACCGGGGCGATCGGCGCGCTCTCCGGCCCGCTGCACGGCGGTGCGCCCAGCCGGGCCCTGGACACCCTGGACGCCATCGGCACGGTGGAGCGCATCGGGCCGTGGATCCGGGAGCGGGTCCTGGCCGGGGACCGGATCATGGGCTTCGGGCACCCCGTCTACCGCACCGAGGACCCGCGTTCGCGGATGCTGCGCGACATCGCCCGGCAGTTCGGCGGGCCGCTCGTGGACTTCGCCGTCGAGGTCGAACGGCAGGTGGAGGAGATCCTCGCCGAGCTGAAGCCGGGCCGGGAGCTGCACACCAACGTGGAGTTCTACGCGGGCGTGGTCATGGAGCTGTGCGGGCTGCCGCGCGAGATGTTCACCCCGACCTTCTGCGCGGCCCGGGTGGTGGGCTGGAGCGCGAACGTCCTGGAACAGGCCGCCGACTCGAAGATCATCCGCCCGGCCGCGCGCTACACCGGCCCCACCCCGCCGCAGCCGGTGCCCGCCGCGGGCTGA
- a CDS encoding citrate synthase, which translates to MSEDQRRLTTREAAQVLGVKPATVYAYVSRGQLGSRRDAVGRGSTFDAREVEALARRSRREAAAPAGELSVRTALTLIEADRYFFRGVDAVELASRYPYEEVAEWLWTGALPHGARFTAPPEALAAARRAVAALPEHSGPLDRLRVAVAAAAVVDPLRFDLSEEAVLGSARCLIPTLVGALPGAEAARAPEDGERLARALWPRLTGHEPDPVAVDALDLALALLVDHDLAASTLAVRVAASARAHPYAVVSAGLGALEGPLHGAAGRLAHGMLAEVLERGGAAPVVAEHLRAGRRVPGFGHRLYQGEDPRARALFDHLEGLPGAASALGAARDVAAVMARHGLHPNVDLALAVLTVSCGMTAEAGETVFAVARTAGWIAHALEEYQERPLRMRPSGHYTGPRPPRPLP; encoded by the coding sequence ATGAGCGAAGACCAGAGGCGGCTCACCACCCGGGAGGCCGCGCAGGTCCTCGGGGTGAAGCCCGCGACCGTGTACGCGTACGTCAGCCGGGGCCAGCTGGGCAGCCGCCGCGACGCGGTCGGCCGGGGCAGCACCTTCGACGCGCGGGAGGTGGAGGCCCTGGCCAGGCGCAGCCGGCGGGAGGCCGCCGCGCCCGCCGGGGAGCTCTCCGTACGCACCGCGCTCACCCTCATCGAGGCCGACCGGTACTTCTTCCGCGGTGTCGACGCCGTCGAGCTGGCCTCGCGGTACCCGTACGAGGAGGTCGCCGAGTGGCTCTGGACCGGGGCCCTGCCGCACGGGGCCCGGTTCACCGCTCCCCCGGAGGCGCTCGCCGCCGCCCGGCGGGCGGTGGCCGCCCTGCCCGAGCACAGCGGGCCCCTGGACCGGCTCCGGGTCGCGGTCGCCGCCGCGGCGGTGGTGGACCCGCTGCGCTTCGACCTGTCCGAGGAAGCGGTACTCGGCTCCGCGCGCTGCCTGATCCCGACGCTGGTCGGCGCCCTGCCGGGAGCGGAGGCGGCCCGGGCCCCCGAGGACGGTGAACGGCTCGCCCGGGCGCTGTGGCCCCGGCTGACCGGACACGAGCCGGACCCGGTGGCCGTCGACGCCCTGGACCTGGCGCTGGCCCTGCTGGTCGACCACGACCTGGCCGCCTCCACCCTCGCGGTGCGGGTGGCCGCCTCGGCGCGGGCCCACCCGTACGCGGTCGTCTCGGCCGGGCTCGGCGCCCTGGAGGGCCCCTTGCACGGGGCGGCCGGGCGGCTCGCGCACGGGATGCTGGCGGAGGTGCTGGAGCGGGGCGGGGCCGCGCCCGTGGTGGCGGAGCACCTGCGCGCGGGGCGCCGGGTGCCCGGGTTCGGCCACCGCCTGTACCAGGGCGAGGACCCGAGGGCGCGGGCCCTGTTCGACCACCTGGAGGGGCTCCCGGGGGCCGCGTCGGCGCTCGGCGCGGCACGGGACGTCGCGGCGGTGATGGCCCGGCACGGCCTGCACCCCAACGTCGACCTGGCGCTGGCCGTGCTGACGGTGTCCTGCGGGATGACCGCCGAGGCCGGCGAGACGGTCTTCGCCGTCGCCCGGACGGCGGGCTGGATCGCGCACGCGCTGGAGGAGTACCAGGAGCGCCCCCTGCGCATGCGCCCCAGCGGCCACTACACCGGCCCCCGCCCACCCCGCCCCCTGCCCTGA